In Cryptomeria japonica chromosome 10, Sugi_1.0, whole genome shotgun sequence, a genomic segment contains:
- the LOC131032239 gene encoding uncharacterized protein LOC131032239, with translation MAIDEMVRKGSKPVISIKKRLWSVLRIVIFMARRGVLKHRRLLKVVGKNLGGSLMFHQSSTKNALGVKQYEFSCSNSPENPGFRFKKRKQLHHYLPSLSIPCMHAHPQEEEEEMEELNSNRYSVGPVLLDMSKEYITRDNLEACQFNGVNEEFCCSGHLQTFEDWKTACSSSLHSSSRWSIREGEEGVHQVDKKAEEFIAKFYNEMELERQFSFCQYREMLARGAS, from the coding sequence ATGGCAATAGATGAGATGGTGAGAAAAGGGAGTAAGCCTGTGATTTCAATCAAGAAGCGTCTTTGGAGTGTGTTGAGAATCGTAATCTTTATGGCTAGAAGAGGGGTTTTGAAACACAGAAGATTGCTTAAGGTGGTTGGGAAGAATTTGGGTGGGAGCCTGATGTTTCATCAGAGCTCTACTAAAAATGCTCTGGGTGTTAAGCAATATGAATTTTCATGCAGCAACAGCCCTGAAAATCCTGGCTTTCGTTTCAAGAAGAGGAAGCAGCTGCACCATTACTTGCCTTCTTTGTCTATTCCTTGCATGCATGCACacccacaagaagaagaagaagaaatggaggaatTGAACAGTAATAGATATAGTGTGGGTCCAGTGCTATTGGACATGAGTAAAGAGTACATAACCAGAGACAATCTTGAGGCCTGTCAGTTTAATGGTGTTAATGAAGAATTTTGTTGCAGTGGTCATTTGCAGACATTTGAGGACTGGAAAACAGCCTGTTCCTCATCACTGCACAGTAGTTCAAGGTGGTCTATTCGTGAAGGTGAAGAAGGGGTGCATCAAGTGGACAAAAAAGCAGAGGAGTTCATTGCAAAGTTCTACAATGAAATGGAATTGGAGAGGCAGTTTTCTTTCTGTCAGTACAGGGAGATGCTTGCTAGAGGTGCCAGTTAA